One Methylosarcina fibrata AML-C10 DNA segment encodes these proteins:
- a CDS encoding FecR family protein: protein MVYRYHFYLYPSSLMSTEFDNTGETLADTAIDWLVLMRSGAVDADARRAFERWLQEDAAHRQAYAEAETLWSSTAKALGQSGAPAGALTHRPRAGRKTWHAGLAVAASVVLSVAVVWTALAPRLLGDYSTQAGEQKRVELADGSTVLLNTDSAIALDWSSERRRIILLKGQAEFRAAPDAARPFVVAAGNLSVRALGTVFEVYEQASGAVDVSVSEHAVAVGLQEAGGEARRVEEGQRFQYAGHGPLGAAAAADLHRLNAWKRGKLIFKDRPLAEVVAELNRYSRARIVLQGGRTGSLRVSGVFPVDGGLVLEALEKSFSLRALHLGPWLVILR, encoded by the coding sequence TTGGTTTATCGTTACCATTTTTACCTTTACCCCTCGTCTTTAATGTCTACCGAATTCGACAATACCGGCGAAACGCTGGCCGACACGGCAATCGACTGGCTGGTACTGATGCGCTCCGGAGCGGTCGATGCGGACGCGCGCCGCGCTTTCGAGCGCTGGCTGCAGGAAGACGCGGCGCATCGGCAAGCCTATGCCGAGGCTGAAACCCTGTGGAGCAGCACGGCAAAAGCGCTCGGGCAATCCGGTGCGCCGGCAGGCGCCCTGACGCATCGGCCGCGCGCCGGACGCAAGACGTGGCATGCCGGTCTGGCCGTGGCGGCAAGCGTAGTGTTGAGCGTTGCCGTCGTCTGGACGGCGCTCGCGCCGCGCTTGCTCGGCGATTATTCGACGCAGGCAGGCGAGCAAAAGCGCGTCGAGCTGGCCGACGGCAGCACGGTGCTGCTGAACACCGACAGCGCGATCGCACTGGACTGGTCCTCCGAACGGCGCCGCATTATCCTGCTGAAAGGCCAGGCCGAATTCCGGGCAGCCCCGGATGCCGCGCGTCCTTTCGTGGTGGCGGCGGGAAATCTGTCGGTGCGTGCGCTGGGAACCGTATTCGAAGTGTACGAGCAGGCGTCCGGCGCGGTGGACGTTAGCGTCAGCGAACATGCAGTCGCGGTCGGTCTGCAGGAAGCCGGTGGCGAGGCGCGGCGGGTCGAGGAAGGGCAGCGGTTTCAGTATGCGGGACACGGTCCCTTGGGCGCGGCCGCCGCCGCAGACCTGCACCGGCTCAATGCCTGGAAGCGGGGCAAGCTGATCTTTAAAGACCGTCCTTTGGCTGAGGTGGTGGCCGAGCTGAATCGCTACAGCAGGGCCCGGATCGTGCTGCAGGGCGGCAGGACCGGCAGCCTGCGCGTCAGCGGCGTGTTTCCGGTCGACGGCGGGCTGGTACTGGAGGCGTTGGAGAAATCGTTCTCGTTGCGGGCGCTCCATTTGGGGCCGTGGCTGGTGATTTTGCGTTGA
- a CDS encoding RNA polymerase sigma factor, with the protein MTDSASALTLSFWSEPLAKDLLRFLTGRLKCRETAADLTHETYLRLHRICRESPPDDARALAFHIAVNLAVDYQRKIAVRNRFGAEIDTDTLHDTLAGQDSANPERILISKQRFGRLQQALDDLPANCRTAFVLHSVEGLGYTEIAARMGISKSMVGKHLAKAMAHCADRLDDA; encoded by the coding sequence GTGACCGACTCCGCATCAGCCTTAACCTTATCCTTTTGGTCCGAGCCGCTCGCGAAGGATTTGCTGCGGTTTTTGACCGGACGTTTGAAGTGCCGGGAAACAGCCGCCGATTTGACGCATGAAACCTATCTCCGGCTGCACCGGATTTGTCGGGAAAGCCCGCCGGACGACGCCCGCGCGCTGGCGTTTCATATCGCCGTCAATCTGGCGGTCGACTATCAGCGGAAGATAGCGGTCAGAAACCGCTTCGGCGCCGAAATCGATACTGATACGCTGCACGATACCCTTGCGGGTCAAGATTCGGCTAATCCGGAACGCATCCTCATCTCGAAGCAACGGTTCGGACGGTTGCAGCAGGCGCTCGACGATTTGCCGGCCAACTGCCGGACCGCATTCGTATTGCACAGCGTCGAAGGCCTCGGTTACACCGAAATTGCCGCGCGCATGGGCATTTCCAAGTCCATGGTCGGCAAGCACCTGGCTAAAGCGATGGCGCATTGCGCGGACCGGCTGGACGACGCATGA
- a CDS encoding FecR family protein encodes MPPSISKRPAGLHEEASQWVTLLHSGTATAAQRRAFARWLNADESHRRAYREVETFWRSLGPLRRDVQPELTAARAYLRQAQCRRRLFRPGLALAASFLLAVAATPLWRLWFDNGVYRTAKGEQAHIVLSDGSRIDLNTDSELRVVYTWSARVAVLARGEALFTVRHDEAKPFAVEAAGGRIRDVGTQFNVYRQGDRVAVTVLEGEVSVDNAANRDGQLLHPGMQLTYRADDRFGLVEAADTASATAWRDGRLVFKSRPLDEVLAQLGRYHTVDLALDDASLKHLKVSGSFPTGDLDLALNTIAAGLPVKVARRGAGQVALVPADGPTQR; translated from the coding sequence ATGCCTCCATCAATATCGAAACGCCCGGCCGGGCTGCATGAAGAAGCCAGCCAATGGGTCACGCTCCTGCATTCCGGCACCGCCACGGCGGCGCAGCGGCGGGCCTTTGCCCGCTGGCTGAATGCGGATGAAAGCCACCGGCGGGCTTACCGCGAGGTCGAGACCTTCTGGCGGAGCCTCGGCCCCTTGCGGCGGGACGTACAGCCCGAGCTGACGGCCGCGCGCGCCTATCTTCGCCAGGCGCAATGCCGCCGGCGCTTATTCCGCCCCGGACTGGCGCTGGCCGCCTCGTTCTTGCTGGCGGTCGCGGCAACGCCGCTCTGGCGCCTCTGGTTCGACAACGGCGTGTATCGCACCGCCAAGGGCGAGCAGGCGCATATCGTGTTGAGCGACGGTTCCCGGATCGACCTGAATACCGACAGCGAGCTGCGTGTCGTCTATACCTGGTCCGCGCGGGTCGCCGTGCTGGCGCGCGGGGAAGCCCTGTTCACGGTGCGGCATGACGAAGCAAAGCCGTTTGCGGTGGAGGCCGCCGGCGGCAGGATTCGCGACGTCGGGACACAGTTCAACGTGTACCGCCAGGGCGACCGGGTCGCGGTGACCGTGCTGGAAGGCGAGGTCAGCGTCGACAATGCCGCCAACCGGGACGGGCAATTGCTGCATCCAGGCATGCAGTTGACCTACCGTGCCGACGACCGCTTCGGCTTGGTCGAAGCGGCCGATACCGCAAGCGCCACGGCCTGGCGCGACGGCCGTCTGGTGTTCAAGAGCCGGCCGCTGGACGAAGTGCTGGCGCAATTGGGCCGTTATCATACAGTCGATTTGGCGCTGGACGATGCTTCCTTGAAACATTTGAAAGTCAGCGGCAGCTTTCCGACCGGCGATCTCGACCTGGCTCTGAACACGATCGCCGCCGGTCTGCCGGTCAAGGTGGCGCGGCGCGGGGCAGGGCAGGTGGCTCTGGTTCCGGCGGACGGGCCGACGCAACGGTAA
- a CDS encoding FecR family protein, whose translation MPLTANDTQRSEIKCQAIDWLVRLRSDDMSDEEVRAFANWLAEDAAHAEAFGEAENLFDEMALAARAQSTDRAANAAPVHADLPVAGRRGRKRYPVWLSASLAAAAVWLLAVNLILPGRFHPLAALFGDYRTQTGEMREFTLSDGSRLLLNTESAVSVDFTAFRRNVILHRGQARFTVVGDPRRPFVVQANGLAVRALGTVFDVYQADSGDVTVTVQEHAVAVGLDPAAARQPPSEIEVEQGQKLSYRPGSLLPAPEPVPLDQATAWQRHRLWVNDRPLSELVEELGRYRAGRVFLRGDGLEKLRITGVFTVDDPDKVLDSVCRALGLRQTRVGPWWVWLHR comes from the coding sequence ATGCCGCTAACCGCAAACGACACTCAGCGCTCCGAAATCAAATGCCAGGCGATCGACTGGCTGGTGCGGTTGCGCTCGGACGACATGAGCGACGAGGAAGTGCGCGCTTTCGCGAACTGGCTGGCCGAGGATGCGGCCCATGCCGAAGCCTTCGGCGAGGCGGAAAATTTGTTCGACGAGATGGCCCTGGCCGCACGCGCGCAAAGCACGGACCGGGCGGCCAACGCTGCGCCGGTTCACGCAGACTTGCCGGTTGCGGGCAGGCGGGGCCGAAAACGCTACCCCGTGTGGCTGTCCGCCTCGCTGGCGGCGGCCGCCGTCTGGCTGTTGGCCGTCAACCTGATCCTGCCGGGCCGTTTCCATCCGCTGGCCGCACTGTTCGGCGATTACCGCACGCAAACCGGCGAGATGCGCGAGTTTACGCTCAGCGACGGCAGCCGCCTGCTGTTGAACACCGAGTCCGCCGTCTCGGTGGATTTCACCGCATTCCGTCGAAACGTTATCCTGCATCGGGGGCAGGCGCGCTTTACCGTGGTCGGGGACCCGCGCCGGCCGTTCGTCGTGCAGGCGAACGGGCTGGCGGTTCGCGCCCTCGGCACGGTCTTCGACGTGTATCAGGCCGACAGCGGCGACGTGACCGTCACTGTGCAGGAGCATGCGGTCGCCGTGGGCCTTGATCCGGCAGCGGCCCGGCAGCCGCCTTCCGAAATTGAAGTGGAACAAGGCCAAAAGCTGAGTTACCGGCCGGGAAGCCTGTTGCCGGCCCCCGAACCGGTCCCGCTCGACCAGGCCACGGCCTGGCAGCGGCATCGCTTGTGGGTCAACGACCGGCCGCTGTCCGAATTGGTCGAAGAGTTGGGCCGCTACCGTGCAGGACGTGTTTTTCTGCGCGGTGACGGGCTGGAAAAGCTGCGCATCACCGGCGTCTTTACCGTGGACGATCCGGACAAGGTGCTCGATTCGGTCTGCCGGGCGTTGGGGTTGCGGCAAACCCGCGTCGGTCCGTGGTGGGTGTGGCTGCATCGTTAG
- a CDS encoding TonB-dependent siderophore receptor, whose translation MQRHFDNRTHRLRHGTMLRTAATVCFGVWLNVQTVAAADAARDFHIPAQSLNNALMAFAADSGLEVVFNADGIRGLNAKSLEGRMTPEQALDRLLQGSGYGYRYINDHTVTLEKRSVPINSAPGASTLPPMTVTGNAEYDSTDPYNPDYNRPNATTATKTDTPIMETPANIQIIPRAVLNDQQVVRLEKAFDNVSGVYTLTRDSHNQSGAMIRGFLNNEFYRNGTRVSASWLTDGFRETANLERVEVLKGVSSILYGRVEPGGMVNVVTKQPLSTPYYSLQQQFGSFDFYRTMADATGAINDDKSLLYRLNFAYEDAGSFRDFVNNDRVFFAPVLRWNIGDKTQATLELEYKHGSDTFDQGLPAIGTRPAAVPRNRNLAGPQGLIQESDSFWAGLNWSHAFNDRWSVSHKFNALIADFPLSPGIAVAGPANGCNLSTCNMNRRIRTSNWSGEQYYTSLDLTGKVDTGPLEHTLLFGWDYYNSTASSGLAKVATAQAVDLFNPIFTETSVGLLNNPNTTEIFSIDENWYGFYVQDQVKLPFNIQLLAGFRYDDAEVATKDVFTARNSPTDTTIGNQRADAVKPRFGVVWQPLHELSFYGNYVENFGLANTFNKDQNNKALPPQTAEQWEVGMKMQLFNDRLTASLAWFDLTKHNIATPHPDPDLANRGISINTGEVRNQGLELDMSGEVYPGLNVIGSYALTDSEITRDNSGNKGNRFFNVPKHGGSFWATYELQSGDMRGLKFGAGMIARGQREGNNANKFQLPGFATFNLMTAYSWYLNKSKITTQLNIDNVLDKHYYASSQNSASNGIFPGAPLTFLGSVKIEF comes from the coding sequence ATGCAACGACATTTCGACAACAGGACTCACAGGCTCCGGCACGGCACGATGCTACGGACGGCGGCGACGGTATGCTTCGGCGTCTGGCTGAACGTCCAAACCGTAGCGGCCGCCGATGCCGCACGCGACTTCCACATTCCGGCACAATCGCTCAACAATGCGCTGATGGCATTCGCCGCCGATTCCGGTCTGGAAGTGGTTTTCAATGCCGACGGCATACGCGGGCTGAATGCCAAAAGCCTGGAGGGGCGGATGACACCGGAACAGGCGCTCGACCGGTTGCTGCAGGGCAGCGGTTATGGTTACCGCTACATCAACGATCATACCGTCACGCTGGAAAAACGATCGGTGCCCATCAACTCCGCGCCCGGTGCAAGCACGCTGCCGCCGATGACGGTGACGGGTAATGCCGAATACGATTCCACAGACCCCTACAACCCGGATTACAACCGGCCCAACGCCACGACGGCGACCAAGACCGATACGCCGATCATGGAAACGCCGGCTAATATTCAAATTATCCCTAGGGCAGTGTTAAACGATCAACAAGTTGTACGTTTGGAAAAAGCTTTTGATAATGTCAGTGGTGTCTATACATTGACGAGAGACAGTCATAATCAAAGCGGAGCAATGATAAGAGGCTTCCTAAACAATGAATTTTATCGCAATGGTACGAGGGTAAGCGCATCATGGCTGACAGACGGATTTAGAGAAACTGCAAATCTCGAACGTGTCGAGGTGCTTAAAGGTGTTTCTTCGATTCTTTATGGAAGAGTAGAGCCGGGCGGCATGGTCAATGTTGTCACAAAGCAACCTTTGTCCACGCCGTATTATTCGTTACAGCAGCAATTCGGATCGTTCGATTTTTATAGAACGATGGCGGATGCGACAGGGGCTATTAATGACGATAAATCCCTGCTTTATCGTCTCAATTTCGCTTATGAAGACGCCGGTTCCTTTCGTGATTTTGTCAATAACGACCGCGTATTTTTTGCGCCGGTCCTGCGTTGGAATATCGGCGATAAAACGCAAGCAACATTGGAACTTGAATACAAACACGGCAGTGATACTTTCGATCAAGGATTGCCGGCAATCGGGACGAGACCCGCCGCAGTGCCGCGCAACCGCAACTTAGCGGGACCTCAAGGATTGATACAAGAAAGCGATTCGTTTTGGGCCGGGCTAAATTGGTCTCATGCATTCAATGACCGCTGGTCTGTGAGCCATAAATTTAATGCGCTTATAGCGGATTTCCCGTTATCTCCTGGTATAGCTGTGGCCGGTCCTGCCAACGGCTGTAATCTTTCAACTTGTAATATGAACCGGAGAATACGAACCAGTAATTGGTCTGGCGAACAATATTATACATCGCTCGATTTGACAGGGAAGGTTGATACCGGACCACTTGAGCACACCTTGTTATTCGGGTGGGATTATTACAATTCAACGGCATCAAGCGGCTTGGCAAAAGTCGCAACAGCACAGGCAGTTGATTTATTTAATCCAATTTTTACGGAAACTTCTGTTGGCTTATTAAATAATCCTAACACTACAGAAATATTTAGTATTGATGAAAACTGGTACGGATTTTATGTTCAAGATCAAGTCAAGCTTCCTTTTAATATTCAGCTATTAGCCGGTTTTCGTTACGATGATGCGGAAGTGGCTACTAAAGATGTGTTTACGGCAAGAAACTCCCCTACAGATACAACTATAGGAAATCAGCGCGCAGATGCAGTGAAGCCCCGATTCGGTGTCGTATGGCAGCCTCTACATGAATTGAGTTTTTATGGCAACTATGTCGAGAATTTCGGGCTAGCAAATACATTCAATAAAGATCAAAACAATAAAGCTCTGCCTCCACAAACGGCCGAGCAATGGGAAGTAGGCATGAAAATGCAGTTATTCAATGATCGTTTAACCGCGTCGCTCGCATGGTTTGATTTAACCAAACATAATATTGCCACGCCGCATCCAGACCCGGATCTTGCAAACAGAGGCATTTCTATCAACACTGGCGAGGTGCGTAACCAAGGTTTGGAATTGGATATGTCAGGAGAGGTTTATCCCGGCTTGAATGTCATAGGCAGTTATGCTCTTACCGATTCTGAAATCACACGGGACAACAGCGGGAACAAAGGAAACCGGTTCTTCAATGTACCAAAACATGGTGGAAGTTTTTGGGCGACTTATGAACTACAAAGCGGCGATATGCGCGGGCTTAAATTCGGCGCAGGCATGATTGCGCGTGGACAACGAGAAGGCAATAACGCCAACAAATTTCAACTTCCCGGCTTCGCTACCTTTAATTTGATGACAGCTTATTCTTGGTATCTGAACAAATCAAAAATTACTACGCAGTTAAATATTGATAATGTTCTGGATAAGCATTACTACGCTTCATCGCAGAATTCCGCTTCCAACGGTATTTTTCCCGGAGCGCCGCTGACGTTTTTAGGATCGGTAAAAATAGAGTTTTAA
- a CDS encoding RNA polymerase sigma factor, which produces MPFAKQHAFDLLFRRHRQELLAFAGQHSNHEVAEDLVQEAYLRFIQHAENGGIENPRAYLYRITHNLSTDYFRHGQIRARHAGDEDEIDLVADPQPGPEASTDAQLRLRSCLGALNDLPEIYRHVFLLHRFDGLTYAEIGKALGIPARTVERYAAKALARCFEEARDELSQ; this is translated from the coding sequence ATGCCCTTTGCCAAACAACACGCTTTCGATCTGTTATTCCGCCGGCACCGCCAGGAGCTTTTGGCGTTCGCGGGCCAGCATTCCAATCATGAAGTCGCCGAAGACCTGGTCCAGGAGGCCTATTTGCGCTTCATCCAGCATGCAGAGAACGGCGGCATCGAAAACCCGCGCGCCTATCTGTACAGGATCACGCATAATTTGAGCACCGATTATTTCCGGCATGGGCAAATCCGCGCCCGCCATGCCGGCGACGAAGACGAGATCGACCTCGTCGCCGATCCGCAGCCGGGGCCCGAGGCTTCAACCGATGCGCAATTACGACTCAGGAGCTGTCTGGGCGCCTTGAACGATCTGCCCGAGATCTACCGGCATGTATTTTTACTGCACCGCTTCGACGGCCTGACCTATGCGGAAATCGGCAAGGCTCTGGGTATTCCGGCGCGCACGGTCGAACGCTATGCGGCGAAGGCGCTGGCGCGCTGTTTCGAGGAAGCGCGAGACGAATTGTCACAATAA
- a CDS encoding TonB-dependent siderophore receptor has product MRKTLVNHDMAPAALTAMALVLAHPGSAAAEPALPAARAYAIPAGHLAESLTDFADQADLKLVINTDLTRGLKAPALHGTVTVEHGLDRLLQGSGLGYRMVGGDTAIIEPKLNKAELEPKSAATLPAVQVSGTAAYDSSDPYNTDYTIHNSSTATKTDTPIIETPVSIQVVPKAVMSDQKTTTIKDALENVSSVRPQSSLGRSNAFIVRGFRNGRIYRNGLVALGLSVGEESNFDSANLERIEVLKGPAAVLFGRIEPGGLINLVTKKPRDESYYSLEQRFGSYDFYRTEWDATDAVTEDKSLSYRFTGAYQNNRSFRDFNFNDRVLVNPSLTWRPGDATEISLEVEALHEDYQVDRGLFAIGDRPAPIPVSRSFIDPNDPVDTNSRVNLGFNLTHAFNADWTLRNRFLATFVDDNNISVKPANAFTVAQFLDPSAGNRTYLRNIFSQAASSETYTTNLDLTGNLELWGTRHQTLMGFDYLRSTGTYLTQGNYQAPVPGLEIDIYNPVYGIDPSFYAQALSTPFPIGRNHSYFRDDWYGVYFQDHITLWDRLHILGGGRYEWATTSRGRGDSFEAAEAALPTRKDTGFSPRVGILYQPWPWASVYGNWTTSFGANNGLTSTGATIDPERGEQFEAGLKTEFFDQRLITTLAYYHLTKENILTRDFNSPDPFAMAAIGKARSQGIEFDLNGRITDELSLIGNYAFTDARITQDYSGLQGNRLNNVPEHSGSLWLKYDVRHYQPLNGWQFGVGVFAAGQRQGDDDNTFVLPGYVRLDAYTGYTYQLRDSRLTVQFNIRNLLDKTYYESTDPFQNAPPRVGIYPGAPLTAMGSVRLEF; this is encoded by the coding sequence ATGAGGAAAACCCTCGTCAACCACGACATGGCGCCCGCCGCCTTGACTGCCATGGCGCTGGTTCTGGCCCATCCCGGCAGCGCCGCCGCCGAACCTGCGCTGCCTGCCGCCCGCGCCTATGCGATTCCGGCCGGCCATCTGGCCGAATCGCTGACCGACTTTGCCGATCAGGCCGATCTGAAGCTGGTCATCAATACCGATCTGACGCGCGGCCTTAAAGCGCCGGCGCTGCACGGAACGGTCACGGTCGAGCATGGTTTGGACAGGTTGCTGCAGGGCTCCGGCCTCGGCTACCGGATGGTGGGCGGCGATACGGCGATTATCGAACCGAAGCTGAACAAGGCGGAGTTGGAACCGAAGTCGGCGGCGACCTTGCCGGCCGTGCAGGTGAGCGGGACGGCCGCCTATGATTCTTCCGATCCTTACAATACGGATTACACCATCCACAACTCCAGCACGGCGACCAAGACCGATACACCGATCATCGAAACGCCGGTATCGATTCAGGTGGTGCCGAAAGCGGTGATGAGCGATCAAAAAACGACGACGATCAAAGACGCGCTCGAAAACGTCAGCAGCGTGCGGCCGCAATCGTCTTTGGGCAGAAGCAATGCTTTTATTGTCCGCGGCTTCCGGAACGGACGCATCTACCGTAACGGTCTGGTTGCTCTGGGTTTGTCCGTCGGTGAAGAATCGAATTTCGATTCCGCCAACCTGGAGCGGATCGAAGTGTTGAAAGGCCCGGCGGCGGTGCTGTTCGGGCGTATCGAGCCCGGAGGCCTGATCAACCTGGTCACCAAAAAGCCTCGGGACGAATCCTATTATTCTCTGGAGCAGCGGTTCGGCTCCTACGATTTCTATCGCACCGAATGGGATGCCACCGATGCGGTGACCGAAGACAAGTCGTTGAGTTACCGATTTACCGGTGCGTATCAAAACAATCGTTCGTTCCGGGATTTCAATTTTAACGACCGGGTGCTGGTGAACCCGTCTTTGACCTGGCGGCCCGGTGACGCCACCGAAATTTCCCTGGAAGTGGAAGCGTTGCATGAGGACTATCAGGTCGACAGAGGCCTGTTCGCGATCGGCGACCGGCCGGCGCCGATTCCGGTTAGCCGCTCCTTCATCGATCCCAACGATCCTGTCGATACTAATTCCCGAGTGAACCTTGGCTTTAATTTGACCCATGCCTTCAATGCGGACTGGACGCTGCGCAATCGGTTTCTGGCGACTTTTGTCGATGACAACAATATCTCGGTCAAGCCCGCTAATGCGTTCACGGTCGCACAGTTTCTCGATCCGAGTGCAGGCAACCGCACCTATTTGCGCAATATTTTTTCGCAGGCCGCTTCATCCGAGACTTATACCACCAATCTGGATTTAACGGGCAATCTGGAATTGTGGGGTACTCGGCATCAAACGTTGATGGGCTTCGATTACTTGCGCTCGACCGGCACTTATCTGACGCAGGGTAATTATCAGGCGCCGGTGCCTGGCCTGGAAATCGATATTTATAACCCGGTATACGGCATCGACCCTTCCTTCTATGCTCAGGCGCTGTCGACGCCGTTCCCGATTGGCAGAAACCATAGCTATTTTAGAGATGACTGGTATGGCGTGTACTTCCAGGACCACATTACGCTCTGGGATAGGCTTCACATCCTCGGCGGAGGGCGTTACGAATGGGCTACGACGAGTCGTGGCCGAGGTGATTCGTTTGAGGCTGCCGAAGCGGCTTTGCCGACGCGCAAGGATACGGGCTTCAGTCCGCGCGTGGGCATACTTTATCAACCCTGGCCTTGGGCCAGCGTTTACGGCAACTGGACCACTTCGTTCGGGGCGAACAACGGCCTCACCTCGACCGGTGCAACGATCGATCCGGAAAGAGGCGAGCAATTCGAAGCCGGTTTGAAAACCGAGTTTTTCGATCAGCGTCTAATTACAACATTGGCTTATTACCATTTGACCAAAGAAAACATTTTGACTCGGGATTTCAATAGTCCGGATCCTTTCGCCATGGCCGCGATCGGCAAGGCGCGCAGCCAGGGCATCGAGTTCGACTTGAACGGCCGGATTACCGACGAACTCAGCCTCATCGGCAACTATGCCTTTACCGATGCCCGTATCACCCAAGACTACTCCGGATTGCAGGGCAACCGCCTGAACAACGTGCCCGAGCATTCCGGCAGCCTGTGGCTCAAGTATGACGTTCGTCATTACCAGCCGCTCAACGGGTGGCAGTTCGGCGTGGGCGTGTTCGCCGCCGGCCAGCGGCAGGGCGATGACGACAATACCTTCGTGTTGCCGGGCTACGTTCGTTTGGATGCCTATACCGGCTATACCTATCAACTCCGTGATTCGCGTCTGACCGTGCAATTCAATATCCGCAATCTGCTCGATAAGACCTATTACGAATCCACCGACCCGTTTCAAAACGCGCCGCCGCGCGTCGGCATCTACCCGGGTGCGCCGCTGACGGCGATGGGTTCGGTCCGTCTGGAATTTTGA
- a CDS encoding PepSY-associated TM helix domain-containing protein, with translation MRSYFLTMSASINSASRWRRRVRGAWLKVHLWLALTLGFFFVVLGLTGSFNVFIHELEELGLPPVRHETGALPRSLDDILQTVRAAHPDKQGKWSLLLPGYGNDYLWAEYPKPTETADELYAPFRVLVDPYSGKIVAESYWGRTLWTLIYEVHAALMTGKIGPRVGRIGFNSVCFFGLFLFTSASTGLYLWWPRGGNFKKAVTVKRGASPERFYFDLHKTTGFYSSIILLILAFTGFSFGYADYIKPLVRVVSAVKDKHLQEPDVRSRLSAGARPISVARAVAVADRIFPDAELRGVETPDGKEGVYCISKRQAGEANRRWPRSKVWIDQYGGQILAVQDPNRFTGGETFLNVLWPLHSGEALGLAGRIVWCIVGLAPLLLYVSGLIRWRQKRRARRTARRPS, from the coding sequence ATGCGATCTTATTTTTTGACGATGTCTGCAAGTATCAATAGCGCCTCGCGCTGGCGCCGGCGTGTTCGCGGCGCTTGGCTGAAAGTGCATTTATGGCTTGCCCTGACGCTGGGATTTTTCTTTGTCGTTCTTGGGCTGACGGGGTCTTTTAATGTCTTCATCCATGAGCTGGAAGAGCTGGGGCTGCCGCCGGTACGTCATGAAACCGGGGCACTGCCACGTTCGCTGGACGACATCCTGCAAACGGTTCGAGCCGCGCATCCGGACAAGCAGGGAAAATGGTCGCTGCTGTTGCCGGGCTATGGCAACGATTATTTATGGGCGGAATACCCGAAGCCGACAGAAACCGCCGATGAGTTGTATGCGCCCTTCCGGGTACTGGTTGATCCTTACAGCGGAAAAATCGTGGCCGAGAGTTATTGGGGACGCACGTTATGGACCTTGATCTATGAAGTGCACGCCGCGTTAATGACCGGCAAAATCGGTCCACGAGTCGGGCGGATCGGTTTTAACTCGGTTTGTTTTTTCGGCTTGTTTTTGTTCACGTCCGCTTCGACCGGGCTTTATCTGTGGTGGCCGCGCGGGGGAAATTTCAAAAAAGCCGTGACCGTAAAACGGGGCGCAAGTCCTGAGCGGTTTTATTTCGATTTGCATAAGACTACCGGCTTTTACAGTTCGATTATTCTATTGATTCTGGCGTTTACCGGATTTTCGTTTGGTTATGCCGATTACATCAAGCCGCTGGTACGCGTTGTTTCGGCCGTCAAGGACAAGCATCTGCAGGAACCGGATGTTCGGTCCCGGCTTTCTGCGGGTGCGCGACCGATTTCGGTAGCGCGCGCTGTGGCGGTTGCAGACAGGATTTTCCCCGATGCGGAACTGCGCGGCGTGGAAACGCCCGACGGCAAGGAAGGCGTTTACTGTATTTCGAAAAGGCAAGCGGGCGAAGCCAACCGTCGCTGGCCGCGCAGCAAGGTATGGATCGACCAGTATGGCGGCCAAATCTTGGCCGTGCAAGATCCGAACCGGTTTACCGGGGGAGAAACGTTCTTGAACGTGCTGTGGCCGCTGCACAGCGGCGAAGCCTTGGGGCTTGCCGGCCGTATCGTTTGGTGCATTGTCGGCCTGGCACCTCTGCTGCTTTACGTCAGCGGCCTTATCCGCTGGCGGCAGAAACGCCGGGCGCGGCGCACGGCTCGACGTCCGTCCTGA
- a CDS encoding RNA polymerase sigma factor: MTARADTLGHFFLETRDELIGFFYRRLKCADTAKDLAQETYLRLLSCERRAPAQNRRALTFFIAGNLAVDHVRKESVRARHAPVSPEAADFLEQVPCRNPDAERRASAWQDLERISAALDELPEENRSAFYLSAIEGLTYAQIGECLGVSERAVAKRIANVLKHCRARCAAD, encoded by the coding sequence ATGACTGCCCGCGCGGATACCCTCGGCCATTTCTTTCTGGAAACCCGTGACGAACTGATCGGCTTCTTTTATCGGCGGCTGAAATGCGCCGACACCGCCAAAGACCTGGCCCAGGAAACCTATCTGCGGCTATTGAGCTGCGAACGGCGCGCGCCGGCGCAAAATCGCCGGGCGCTGACGTTTTTCATTGCCGGCAATCTGGCCGTCGATCATGTGCGCAAGGAATCCGTGCGCGCCCGCCATGCGCCCGTCTCCCCCGAAGCCGCCGACTTCCTGGAGCAGGTTCCGTGCCGCAACCCGGACGCCGAACGCCGCGCCAGCGCCTGGCAGGATCTGGAGCGGATCAGTGCGGCATTGGACGAACTGCCGGAAGAAAACCGCAGCGCCTTTTATTTGAGTGCCATCGAAGGACTGACTTACGCGCAAATCGGCGAGTGCCTGGGCGTGTCCGAACGGGCCGTCGCCAAACGCATCGCCAATGTCTTGAAACATTGCCGGGCGCGGTGTGCGGCGGACTAG